The Cloacibacillus sp. sequence GCGTGGCCTTATGATATGGGGCTAACTCTAGACAACTTCCTTGTAGACAGCCCCGCTACGGGCGGCATTAGCTCTTTTCGCAACAGCGTAGCAACCTCGCTCGTCTCCGCCGGCGCTGGCAGCCTCTTCGTCTTCCTCAACGCGTGGCTCATAGAAAAGACTCGCGGCTTTACGCTTCTGCGCCAGGCTGATTACCTTTTTTCAATAATCCCGCTTGCTCTGCCGGGGCTTTCGATTGGCATCGCCTTCATTTTTTTCTTCAACATGGAGGGCAATCCCCTCTCCTTCCTCTACGGTACGATGTGGATAA is a genomic window containing:
- a CDS encoding putative 2-aminoethylphosphonate ABC transporter permease subunit; this translates as GMGAVVGLLLMTPALVMFVTDRLTRTAHDATVSSRSVSYRVTENKARDLALFLYCAVINLFILALFGTALYAAFVKAWPYDMGLTLDNFLVDSPATGGISSFRNSVATSLVSAGAGSLFVFLNAWLIEKTRGFTLLRQADYLFSIIPLALPGLSIGIAFIFFFNMEGNPLSFLYGTMWI